A single window of Candidatus Kaelpia aquatica DNA harbors:
- the obgE gene encoding GTPase ObgE translates to MSFVDKVKIYVKAGDGGQGCLSFYFHKLSSRRIPNGGDGGRGGDIVIKTDTNLWDLTHLKFQKHHKADKGKHASSNNKKGGRGKDRVISVPLGTVVRDLESGFLIRDMTAKDESVIAANGGDGGRGNAFTKSELILHKEGEEKTLLLELKLLANIGLVGFPNAGKTTFINTLCKTRGKIAPYPFTTLEPHLGVIWHQDKPIKIADIPGLIEDAHKGRGLGDLFLKHIQRTQVLIFILGLSDTDINPKEALEKLRTELREFDPTLLEREYILIANKMDLPEAASKLKDLKKSLKTEDILSISLLDKAGLDKVETKIGSYFN, encoded by the coding sequence TTGAGTTTTGTAGATAAAGTTAAAATTTACGTTAAAGCAGGAGACGGCGGCCAAGGTTGTCTCAGCTTCTATTTTCACAAGCTCAGTTCAAGAAGAATCCCTAATGGTGGAGATGGCGGTAGAGGTGGAGATATTGTTATAAAGACAGATACTAATCTCTGGGATCTGACCCATCTTAAGTTTCAAAAACACCACAAAGCTGACAAGGGGAAGCATGCCAGCAGTAATAATAAAAAGGGCGGCAGAGGTAAGGATAGAGTGATATCTGTTCCGCTAGGGACAGTTGTTAGGGACTTAGAGAGCGGGTTTTTGATTCGTGATATGACAGCTAAGGATGAGTCTGTAATTGCTGCAAACGGTGGAGATGGAGGGCGAGGTAATGCATTTACTAAGTCCGAACTTATCCTACATAAAGAAGGCGAAGAGAAGACATTACTCTTAGAGCTAAAGTTGCTTGCTAATATTGGTCTGGTTGGTTTTCCCAATGCAGGTAAGACTACTTTTATCAATACGCTCTGTAAAACAAGAGGTAAGATTGCACCGTATCCTTTTACAACCTTAGAGCCTCATCTTGGTGTGATCTGGCATCAGGATAAACCGATAAAGATAGCAGATATACCAGGCTTGATAGAGGATGCACATAAAGGCAGAGGCCTTGGAGATTTGTTTTTAAAGCATATTCAGAGGACACAGGTATTAATATTTATTCTAGGATTATCCGACACCGATATAAACCCTAAAGAAGCTCTTGAGAAGCTAAGAACTGAACTAAGAGAGTTTGACCCTACTCTCTTAGAAAGAGAGTATATTTTAATTGCAAATAAGATGGATTTGCCTGAAGCAGCTTCTAAGTTAAAAGACTTAAAGAAAAGCCTAAAGACCGAAGATATATTGTCTATCTCGCTTTTAGA